One Calonectris borealis chromosome 15, bCalBor7.hap1.2, whole genome shotgun sequence DNA segment encodes these proteins:
- the MYOT gene encoding myotilin isoform X1 — protein sequence MSVPNFPSVSSMCQPTMFNYERPKHFIQSKNMCQGQQQPPGPAASTESSRQIKQSSILIQPRNPSGQKFSSSSSLSSSITLSSPSCSAPKESTYPVTPASAQSPASSSSGQRLISMPNQPPAAFLCSVLPSQPDYNSQTPSPMEPHYSQPMYNKQASINSMQKTSDQEIRGTKEALIQDLEKKLRCKDNLLQNGNQRLTYEERMARRLLGPVNAASVLEAQSEDNMQNAQHQNAENIRLQVPTTHVRSRPSSRGDERGRDSIQEKFFQPRFTQVPEDVIIEEGRFCRLDFKVSGLPTPDVMWYQNGRMVHQDQFHKMIVSEKGFHSFIFEAVKSSDAGTYECVAVNRAGEASFAVKVEVIAKEHHTPPTFIFKPQSKKVFEGDTARLECQISAIPTPRIYWKRNNEMVQYNTDRISLLHDNTGRICLLIHNANKKDAGWYTVSAVNGAGVATCHARLEVATHANKPVPAPKQLRVRPTFSKYLALNGRGLDVKQAFSPEGEFQRLAEQSGLYESDEL from the exons ATGAGTGTCCCTAATTTCCCATCCGTTTCCTCTATGTGCCAACCAACCATGTTTAACTACGAACGTCCAAAACACTTTATCCAGTCTAAGAATATGTGTCAAGGGCAACAGCAGCCTCCGGGACCTGCAGCCTCTACCGAGTCAAGCAGACAAATCAAACAGTCCTCCATCCTAATACAGCCTCGTAACCCAAGTGGGCAGAAATTCTCCTCCTCGTCATCGCTGAGCTCTTCAATCACGCTCTCCTCGCCTTCCTGTAGTGCCCCTAAGGAATCCACATATCCCGTCACACCTGCATCTGCGCAGTCTCCTGCTAGCTCATCATCCGGGCAACGGCTTATATCCATGCCTAACCAACCCCCCGCAGCATTCCTGTGCTCAGTGCTACCCTCGCAGCCCGACTATAACAGCCAAACTCCTTCTCCTATGGAACCTCA TTACTCACAACCAATGTATAACAAACAAGCTAGCATCAACTCTATGCAGAAGACATCAGACCAAgaaattcgaggaacaaaagaggcCCTCATTCAGGACTTGGAAAAGAAACTCCGATGCAAAGACAACCTTCTCCAGAATGGCAACCAG CGATTAACTTATGAAGAAAGAATGGCTCGCAGGCTGCTCGGACCAGTAAATGCTGCATCTGTCTTGGAAGCACAAAGTGAAGACAACATGCAGAACGCACAG CACCAGAATGCAGAAAACATCAGGCTGCAGGTTCCTACGACACATGTAAG GAGCAGACCATCCTCAAGAGGAGATGAACGTGGACGTGACTCAATCCAGGAGAAGTTTTTTCAGCCACGTTTTACACAAGTGCCTGAAGACGTAATAATTGAAGAGGGGCGATTCTGCAGGCTCGACTTCAAA GTTAGTGGGCTGCCAACTCCAGATGTGATGTGGTATCAGAACGGAAGGATGGTTCATCAAGATCAGTTCCATAAAATGATAGTGTCAGAAAAGGGATTCCACTCATTTATTTTTGAAGCAGTCAAATCATCTGATGCAGGGACATATGAATGCGTGGCTGTCAACCGTGCAGGAGAAGCATCTTTTGCAGTAAAAGTGGAAGTAATTG CAAAAGAACATCACACACCTCCAACTTTCATCTTCAAGCCACAAAGCAAAAAGGTTTTTGAAGGAGATACAGCCAGACTCGAATGCCAGATCTCTGCGATCCCAACACCCCGGAtttactggaaaagaaacaacGAAATGGTACAATATAATACAGACCGAATAAG CTTGTTACATGACAACACTGGAAGGATTTGCCTCCTGATCCATAATGCAAACAAGAAAGATGCTGGTTGGTATACCGTATCTGCTGTCAACGGAGCAGGTGTGGCCACATGCCATGCCAGGCTGGAGGTTGCAA caCATGCAAACAAGCCAGTTCCAGCCCCCAAGCAGTTACGGGTTCGACCAACTTTTAGCAAGTATTTGGCACTTAATGGAAGAGGACTGGATGTGAAACAAGCTTTCTCACCAGAAGGAGAGTTTCAGCGTTTGGCTGAGCAGTCTGGACTGTATGAAAGTGATGAACTTTAA
- the MYOT gene encoding myotilin isoform X2 codes for MYNKQASINSMQKTSDQEIRGTKEALIQDLEKKLRCKDNLLQNGNQRLTYEERMARRLLGPVNAASVLEAQSEDNMQNAQHQNAENIRLQVPTTHVRSRPSSRGDERGRDSIQEKFFQPRFTQVPEDVIIEEGRFCRLDFKVSGLPTPDVMWYQNGRMVHQDQFHKMIVSEKGFHSFIFEAVKSSDAGTYECVAVNRAGEASFAVKVEVIAKEHHTPPTFIFKPQSKKVFEGDTARLECQISAIPTPRIYWKRNNEMVQYNTDRISLLHDNTGRICLLIHNANKKDAGWYTVSAVNGAGVATCHARLEVATHANKPVPAPKQLRVRPTFSKYLALNGRGLDVKQAFSPEGEFQRLAEQSGLYESDEL; via the exons ATGTATAACAAACAAGCTAGCATCAACTCTATGCAGAAGACATCAGACCAAgaaattcgaggaacaaaagaggcCCTCATTCAGGACTTGGAAAAGAAACTCCGATGCAAAGACAACCTTCTCCAGAATGGCAACCAG CGATTAACTTATGAAGAAAGAATGGCTCGCAGGCTGCTCGGACCAGTAAATGCTGCATCTGTCTTGGAAGCACAAAGTGAAGACAACATGCAGAACGCACAG CACCAGAATGCAGAAAACATCAGGCTGCAGGTTCCTACGACACATGTAAG GAGCAGACCATCCTCAAGAGGAGATGAACGTGGACGTGACTCAATCCAGGAGAAGTTTTTTCAGCCACGTTTTACACAAGTGCCTGAAGACGTAATAATTGAAGAGGGGCGATTCTGCAGGCTCGACTTCAAA GTTAGTGGGCTGCCAACTCCAGATGTGATGTGGTATCAGAACGGAAGGATGGTTCATCAAGATCAGTTCCATAAAATGATAGTGTCAGAAAAGGGATTCCACTCATTTATTTTTGAAGCAGTCAAATCATCTGATGCAGGGACATATGAATGCGTGGCTGTCAACCGTGCAGGAGAAGCATCTTTTGCAGTAAAAGTGGAAGTAATTG CAAAAGAACATCACACACCTCCAACTTTCATCTTCAAGCCACAAAGCAAAAAGGTTTTTGAAGGAGATACAGCCAGACTCGAATGCCAGATCTCTGCGATCCCAACACCCCGGAtttactggaaaagaaacaacGAAATGGTACAATATAATACAGACCGAATAAG CTTGTTACATGACAACACTGGAAGGATTTGCCTCCTGATCCATAATGCAAACAAGAAAGATGCTGGTTGGTATACCGTATCTGCTGTCAACGGAGCAGGTGTGGCCACATGCCATGCCAGGCTGGAGGTTGCAA caCATGCAAACAAGCCAGTTCCAGCCCCCAAGCAGTTACGGGTTCGACCAACTTTTAGCAAGTATTTGGCACTTAATGGAAGAGGACTGGATGTGAAACAAGCTTTCTCACCAGAAGGAGAGTTTCAGCGTTTGGCTGAGCAGTCTGGACTGTATGAAAGTGATGAACTTTAA